The following nucleotide sequence is from Drosophila simulans strain w501 chromosome 3L, Prin_Dsim_3.1, whole genome shotgun sequence.
GTTCATGTTGCTCTGGGTGCCCGATCCCGTCTGCCAAATGGGCAGTGGGAAGTGACCCTCATCGTAAAGCTTTCCGGAGATCACATCATCGGCCGCATTCGAGATGGCCGTGCTCAGCTTGGGATCCAAGCCGAATTCCTGGTTTGTTTCGGCTGCCGCCTTCTTCAGTATGCCCATGGCCTGAATTATCTGGCGCTGATCAGGGTAGCATTGGGTATCCAATGGTTAGGATATCATATGGATTAAAAGGAGAACCAAGGAACTTACCGGCATTCGCTCCTCCTCGCCGCCAATGCGAAAGTTTATGAGGCAGCGCATCGTCTGGGCGCCGTAATAGCGATCCATGGGCACCTCCATGGGGCCCAGGGTGTCGCTCTCTTGGCGCGTCTCAACCTTCTTGTTGGAGCTCATCCTGGTAAAATCAGATATTATATTTAGTAGACAGTACAAAAAATGCTCTGGTGTCTAGCCGGAATTATTTGACAAAAAACCGAAGGAAATTTCGTTTAGTCTCCTTAAGTTTTGGGGTCTTGTTAGTTCGTTGGTTTCTTCAAATTTGGCTAGTCATTATTATATACCTACATGGCAGACTGACTTaaatgcactggaaaaaacgaTAGAgtatatgtaatttaaaagAGGATTATAATAACTTAAATCTTACAAAAAATGCTTATAGGCGATTTTGGTAAAGCAATACTCGAACTTATTGTTCCATAATATTTTgagaaatcaaaaatttatttctcaaAGTGTACCCCTTACATAAATTCCCTGTAGTTTTCGTAACAATTTAATGGAAGGGTGTGtgagttttctttgtttgATTCTAGTGGAAACCATTATACTGGGAACACACGGGATTCTCCTCGAAAATACGTTATATCATCATGTATGGCACTGCGCgcggtttttttgtttgggccaTGGCTTAGACAAGTTGGCTTAGACAAGCAGACATGGCCGACAATCGATGTTGGTTCGAAACGACTTTGCTAGGCGGGTGGCTGAAGTggaacaaattaatttcgttcGTTTTAATTATTCCTCTTATTCTGTTCTGCTGCGAAACGCTCGATTCTTATTTTCCTGTCCGTCATACAAAGTTGCTATAATTTGAGGGCTATTAACTCGCCAGCTCTTAAGGTCAAATGTGTACGCGGGAATCAtggtttaattatttaaatgaattcacGTTGGgatttcgcttttcttttctcacATTATCTGTCCCAAGCCCGTAAATCATGCACATCATGGtgattttttggttttttgttttttttttgtaggtCTTGTAGTTTCTACTTGAAAGGATTTGCCCGCCCTTCTGAGTTACTCATCACTCAAGTTGGGTGTGGCTCCTGTACACTTGGGCATTAGTATAAATAACTAGGGGTCTTAATATATGAGATATGGAACTAATAGGAAATATAATATTCAGTTCAATTTCTTATCAAACCAGATGCATCCAAGTGAAGCAAGGCGGAAGTAAAGCATTCTGAGCGTTAATATTGGATTACTAGATATTTGTACGCAGTATCTGAAGTCAACTGTTGACCCCGTGGCAAATCGCGTGTATTCTGGCCGCTTGAAACTTCACACCCTGGCCGGGCACACGAATGGCCGGAGTCTCCCTGTTAGCCGATTTTCATCATGGTTCTTACCATATCCCTGCTGCTGTTTCTTGGGCCCGTCCAGCGAAGttctttcctttctttttggTTTGGCGAACAGCACATGGGCACGCAATGTTTCCGCTGCAGCGGCAGTCTAAAGTGTCCAATCaagtttttgaaatgaaaCCTAAATAACATGTCATAATAAATAACCTTCAAGCGACCCGGGGGCCTGCCAGTTGACTCTGACTCCGACTCTGGTTCTGGCCAACGAAGAAATCCAAAATCCTGTAATTACAACGTAAATCCAAAATGTCTCAACGCCGCACAGCCGTTGCAAACTCACCCAAACAATcaagcacactcacacacacacacacacatacacatatacacacacagacacactgaGAGGGCCAAAGGAAACTTAATTCATATatcaaaaagtttttcggACCGACCAGTGGACGAGAGTAGCAATTTACGCGCAAGTAGCCGGTCTCCACTACCAAGACCAAAAACGCAGACCAAGTCCAAGACGAAGTCGATCACTGAGAGAAATTTCAAGAAGTTATGTTGGGAAATacaagaaattcaatttaaaaccgaaatatatatatttatactgcATGTAacttgttttttaaatattgggGCACTTAATGTTGATGCAATGTTTTAATCGTGGTAATAATggcaatcaattaaatattaaattatattaaaattatttattattttattatttaatttaaaattaaaaatagataaattatattataatatttaattaaatatacttAGGCAAAAACTATACACCAATTTCGGTCAGTGTAGCATACATTGTACACACTTTACAGGCAGCTCCTCGATTTCGGGCTTGGATTTCTGTGGGGCGCCGTGCGGGTGGTCATCCAGGATCCGGGGGAACTGGCCCAGGAAAGCCGTCGGATACGAAGGAAGCGGTTGGACTGCCTTCTGGGGTCTCGACCCGGTCCTACCACCACCATCCGCCTGTCGTGTCGAATGAGAAACACAGCAATTATGCAATTTGATAATACTTCATTCTCGggtaataaatattaattattttttgcgAATGTGATTTCGTGTTTCGTGCCCTCTCACCAACCGCCCATCCGCCCAACCGACCCACTGGTCGCTAGTTTGCGGAGATTTATGGCCCGCCTGCCTGCAAACGAAATGAGACGGATACGTTTTCCATCTTTCCCCGATTCCATTCGCTCAAGATGATAGCCGGCAACACGGGCTTTCATGTCGGACACGGATTCGGATTTGCCTAAAGTTTCGTGTTACAAATGTACAGGAAGGATATTACCGATACCAGTAGTATTAGATTCCACGTTCTGTCTTTGCTGTGTCTCTTGGTGAGTGGGAaactacttttatttaaaatacttcTATGGTAATAAGATTGTTATATTGCTGGGTATATAGTACGATACCATAGCTATAACAATTTCGTCCTCTGGAAACTATTTACATTGCTTAATGTGCAGcagcaaatatttactttgtGGAATAATGCTAAGAATTCGGGTCAATGGGGCGGCATTATTGTAAATTTCTCTGAAGCATGTTCCGGGCTAATATACACATTTGgcgttaattaatttacccaGCTGACTTGGCTGGCTCCTCAAAGTCAGCCATGGTAACCATGCTACACTTGCGGCCCAAAAACATCCGTGTGTGCGGTTGGCCATATGTATGAGCCCGGGGATTGGAGTCCTCCTCCGATCTCCGCCCCTGGGTATGGATACATTGTCGTTGTCGTCTTTCGCAGGTTGGTTGACTTCCAGGCCGTTagctttcatttcatttcggttcggttcggttcgttCCATCAGAAATCTCTCGTGCATAaggaacattttaattttgaaaggGACTCCGACTGCTGACTCCGGAGGAAATTGCCATAACATCCACATATCACACTTGCACACAGACTTACCGAgccatataaaaaaaaaacatatatatatataaataaaaataacagaGCTCGGCAAAAGGAatgaaaaagttaaattgaattgtgtTGGCTCAGTATACTTACACACGTTCGCATTACTTTGGCTACTGCCATTTCAGTGCCAAACATTCCATTCTTGGTCCTGTTTATCCTGCACTTGAAGTTTACGCAACTTTTTCGCTTAGTTCTTGGCCTGTTTTTGCAGGAGCTGCGAGCAAACTGACAAAGTTCCTAGATGTGGCCAAATTGCTTGGGCAGCAGGCGAAAATTGGGCTACGAAAGTTATAAGAAATTCAGCAAAGGCAGTGtaatggaatatatattttgaaacaaAGACTATTAGTTAAGCTATGTTGATGGGAAAAACTGATCCTAGATAGATTCGGTATTTGTTTAGTTCCAAGCGTAGGTACTATATATAATCACttcacatacacatacacacatatgtgtcTGTATCCTTTTGAtggccaaaataatttcgcgtTCGTGGTGAAAGCAGCACTGTAATTTCCTACGCACCACATAACCCAAATGACCAAGTTGTCGCCAGTAAATGGGCCCCCGTCACGTCATAGGTCTGCCATATTCCCGTCTGGATGGTTCAGTTCGGGTGCGGTATAGTGTTTGGCTCTGGTTTTATGTTGGGCTCGGCTGCAgtaatcaattttaatatacctCCCGAAGAGGGCACAAATGCTTGGGGCCCATTGTTCTGGGCCTTGTTAATAAGCTCATGTTGATATTGGTGGCCACATGAAGCCATACGTCGCCACGGCCGGCAcatcagtcagtcagtcagtccgTCTGTCAGTCAATTCAGTCAGGATATTGTTGTGGTTTCGGTCCCTTTATCAATATCTGCTTTAGTGGTAAAAGGATTCCTTGACAGTTTGTCACTATAGAGTAGCAAGTAGTCGAATTATAATTAtgtgaaattatattaataattaattactttaaaagtTGTTTGAAGAAGATGGATTAGTACTTTTAGTAAAAGGAAATTTAGCTCAGATagataaaaaatacaaatcatAATGATTACAACTTAAAGATTCATTTGTATCTCAAACTAACTAGTGCACTCAACTGGAAGTCATCGAAATTAATAGGGCTACGTATAGTATGATTGCAAAGAACGTTTACTTTATGTCAAAAGTTTGGAATCTTTGTTTggtttgatttttcttttctaaactcaaatttaatgaaaaaccCTGAAATAAGTATATCGAATTGCCTAACGAGGAATGAAGTGGAAGCCCGGGGAAATATCTAATTCCGGCTCCGTTTTGGTGTGTCAGTGATGTGTCGTTAAACTGTGAAAGACCGTAAAAAAAGACGGACcataaaaaaatgaatgagTAGAGAATGGATCAGAGACTCCAAGCGATTGCCGGCCACAAATGAACGGGGCGCAGGCGAGTAAATCATTTTACAATAGGCCAAAGGCCGCCAACGGCTTTATGGCACCCATGAAGGACAATCAAGTAATAGCCGGCGATTTTTACGATGACACAGAACTACATAATAAAAGATATATCAGCTACTGTCCGTCCGCCCATTCAGTCGCCCGGCAAAAAGCGGCTCCGGAATTCAACAAGCTCTGCCTCCTAGTGCCTAAATCGTTACATTTGGCACGCCAATGCCGGCGATGCATGTTGGCAATCACTCTTCCGCCAGTTGGACTCCTCcgacattttcaattttccatcCCGTTTCCCTGGCTGGTGCGTTTTCCCTGTCAGCATATCGAAATTGACGCACAGCACGCGAGCCAATAAACCCTGTCAGTCTGGAAACATTATGCATGGAATAAGTCCTCAAAATGACACGCCATCGCGAATTACTTTTGGAAACATTTATCTATTTATCCGTGAGTTTGCTacggaaaatattttaaaactttattaacCTAAAATTTTACTACAAATCTGATTTAAGTAACATATCTccttttttataataattttaataaagttcTGTGGGTAAGATAATAGTAAGAAAACCTACTTTAGATCAGCAAcggaaattattatttaaaatgcaatggATATATAGATATCAGTCatagatatttaaatattaatcaaacCCAGATATTATTTAACATCATAAATACtccaatttgaaataagaTGTGACAACAATTATTTTCGGAATATATTCAGAACAATCGTGTATAAGTTGTTGaactaaagaaattaaaaaacttcGAATTGATTTGCTACGACATCACGGCATCGCGCCTATTTTAAAtgaacttttcaatttgtcaCTTTTTTGGCGCTTTAATGTTCTTGGTTTTTGGAGGAAAAACCTTTGGTCGACTTGATTGACAGTAATGACATTTTCACGATTCGCCGGGCGGAAAACACTGGAAAGCTAGTGCGCTAGCACGACAACCGACAGCTAGCAGCAgtcaataataaaaattgcatgTTGAAAACACATTTGGGATTCCGAGAGTCACACACAGTCATTCTGTTGCCAGTCGACCCTGTCTCCGTCGCCGTATCCGCATCCCCATCCgtatccgaatccaaatccgtaTCCATATCCATCGCAGCGGAAGCAACAGCAAGCGAAGCGCTGGAGCGGAGCGCTTGACACTCCGTGCCCAGTGGAATCGGGATTGGGAAAACCCTTTTAGTTCCTCCTTTGGGGGTCGGGGGACTCCcgttaatttattttcggttAATTTCTTTCGTTAGTTATGTTAGTGCCGCCCGCGTTTCCGGGAAAACCCATGGCCCCTCATTTATTGCACATTGGCAGGAACTTTGTGATTTACTTGACTACAGTGAGCAAAAAATGGGGGCAAGGACATGCCAGAGGTTAATTCTCAACTGGGCTCTTCCGGTGGCTTATTTAGTTTGTTCACTTATTATTTACTTACTTAAAGTAAGAAAACATTATCTAAAAATATCCAAGACACAATGGCTTTGGCATTCAAATTGTAATGCCCTTCAAATACCCATTTCTTTTTTAGGGTTTGAACTATAAACTTAGCTCAacgcatcatcatcatataAAACTTTTCTATCTTAGAAAACATTCAATGGGTTATAAAAAAGAGATAGCTTTATCCAAAGCCCccacagaaaatcaaataaagcatgaacaaaaaataggcagaaaatatatattagcaataattcgaaacatacatttttttattgctgctCGCAATCATTTAATCATCTGGAGTCATCAGTTTACTCTGGCCAAGATGTGATGAAGTGGGGGGCAGCGACTGGGATTGGGTGGTGTCGAGTGGCGCAGGGTGGTGCGAAGCGCCCTTCGAAAGGAGTCTGAAGCCAGGCAGTGGGAATAGCACATTTTGTCGCGCTTCCCCATCGACCATTTGACACATGTGTCACTTGCAACCGTTCCGCTTGCCACTGAAGTGATAGTGCTGTCAGATCAGCAGTTTTCCAGTCAACTCTAGCTAATTTTGCAGTTTGGAAAGAATTATAAACAAccacttttaaaaatgtaatttttggaGGAACAAATCTTTATTAAATCTAATATAATTCTAAAAGTTCCTGAATATGTTTTGGACTTCCAAAAAACAGGCTTATCAAAGAGTAAAGCTTACCGTAGCTAGCGTTTAAAAGGCACTCCTAATCCTTTATCCATTTCATAACTTTGAAAGGTTTTATTTAGTCACTTATAATCACTATCATATCAATGTTATGGTATCAACTAAAACTAGCTATATATAGTCCAGATTTGACACCGAAAAAAATCAGCGGCAACTCTAGCGACTGCGAATGGGATTCAGAATGGGCCTGTGAGTGCGACTGGAGCTGTCGCTGAGCCTTCGGTTGACAGCTGTCAGTGTCAGTTTACATAATTTATAGATTTCAGCGCAtaaaaaagtcataaaatttacaatgttgctttcaacaaaaacacattcGGGCGATTCCTCTGATGCCTTATTTTTATGAGGCAAGACATCAATTTTcgcacagcacagcacagtCTAGCCTGCCTATAGccactacacacacacacacacacaactatGCCATGCCCCATTTATATTTCTCAATTTTCCATTCCTCGAAGCAGGAGGAAAAGATTGTTTGTACTGCCATCGCCATTGGCATTCGAAatgcttttgatttatttgtatttatgtgaTTCCTTTCTCATACTCAACTCCAGCGATAAATTCTCGCACTCAACAAAATACATAAACGATTTATAGTTGCGAAAAGCGGACCAAACAATAACTAACAAAGCGCAGCGGCAGTGGTAACaatggattcggattcggaatgggattgggataCGGATTCAATCCAAGGCGACCCGAAAGTAGCTCGAGATGGCACAGAAGTGAGGATTTCGATGCTAAGTCCCTCAACGCGGCATAAATCTTTAATGGACAACCTTTCGCACTTTTTCCCGTTGGATGTGATTAAGCCGGGAATGGACTCTTTATGGGAATTCATCTCAGTTCTATTACCATTATGCTACTTTTACTACATGAAATGTGActattatgaaaattaaaggATTAATGAACTATATGATGAATCCCccaacaaaaagtttttacaaatataaGTTGGCGGCGAATATACAGTAAAGGACTACAAATCAAAAATCTGTCGAGCAAAcgaagtgcaaaaataaagaagCCTTACGAATTTCAAGCAGTAAGTTACTTGGAAATCTAGCGCTGCAATTATCCCTTTGGCTTCTCAGAATCATAATCAAAATGGCAACAGATGCAGCTGACAAGGATAAGCCGGCGTACTCGTTCTTCTTTGGTTCGATGGGAGCGGCCTCGGCCATCATCTTTTCGGCCTTGGGAGCGGCATATGGAACGGCCAAGTCGGGCACTGGCATTGCAGCCATGGCCGTAATGCGACCCGAATTGATCATGAAGTCGATTATTCCCGTGGTGATGGCTGGCATCATTGCGATCTATGGCCTGGTGGTCTCCGTTCTGATTGCCGGATCTCTGTCTGATTCGTATACCATTCGCAAGGGATACATCCACCTGGCCGCCGGACTATCGGTGGGTTTCGCCGGACTGGCGGCTGGATTTGCCATTGGAATTGTGGGTGATGCCGGAGTGCGGGGCACTGCCCAGCAGCCACGCCTCTTTGTGGGCAtgatcctgatcctgatctTCGCCGAGGTACTGGGTCTCTATGGACTGATCGTCGCCATTTACTTATACACCAAGTAAACTGCGAATTTTTTCACACACAACAATGTTTTAGCCCTCTTAAATGGGCAAATGTAAACTGAAATGTTTCATTATAAATGTTACAAACTGTTCTAATATTTGAACACAACCAACTTGTTCATATGAATTTTGCTTAATACCCGGACTAAATCATACCTGTTTTCTAACCAAGAAGCAATCAAGAATCCCCTCTGCCACAGTCCTCATTCACTAAAGTCGCCTGTGACAAATCTGGGCCAACTTAACAATCACATCACACGAACGCAGAGCCACTGACAAACTTACAAGCTCCCCCAAGGAATTTGCGGAATATGTattcaaaatgcaaagcagCCGAGCTGGGGCCACAAATAAAAACGCCATGGAAAATGGAGGAGCAATTGAAGCCCCAGTCCCACAAACAATTCCGTCCCTTCCGCGCCAGCGGTGGcaacaaatttccattttaaggAAAACGAAACAACATCGTGCTAAGGTTGGGGGGACTTTCAAAAGTGTCGCCCTTTTTAAGCTCGATAGTCGAGTTGAGTCGAGTCGGGCtcatattttccaatttgtttaattgaaacaaGTGGAGGGTAACGAAAAAAGGCGCTGAAAGGCAATGGGGGAAACCACTCAAAGTGAATAAGCAACCGCAGGTTCGATTTTCAATACTGCGAATGGCTTTTGCGGTCCTTCGAGGTTATAAATATCCTAAAACCCGGAAAGTAAGAAGCATTTTCACAAATATGTAAAGGGTTTTTA
It contains:
- the LOC6737664 gene encoding V-type proton ATPase 16 kDa proteolipid subunit — protein: MATDAADKDKPAYSFFFGSMGAASAIIFSALGAAYGTAKSGTGIAAMAVMRPELIMKSIIPVVMAGIIAIYGLVVSVLIAGSLSDSYTIRKGYIHLAAGLSVGFAGLAAGFAIGIVGDAGVRGTAQQPRLFVGMILILIFAEVLGLYGLIVAIYLYTK